A single region of the Thermoanaerobaculia bacterium genome encodes:
- a CDS encoding RsmE family RNA methyltransferase, with translation MPKAPPFFTVAGLLEPGATVALDARARRHARARRLAAGGAVRLADGAGNEAEGTIARISRDALEVRVGRVAAAPPRAGIELYVSAIRLPRLSWLVEKATELGAGAVTIVASDRAQRERVEGAASGRARLERIVREAAEQSGQAAPPR, from the coding sequence ATGCCGAAGGCGCCCCCGTTCTTCACGGTCGCCGGCCTCCTCGAGCCCGGCGCGACCGTCGCCCTCGACGCGCGGGCGCGGCGGCACGCGCGCGCCCGGCGCCTCGCGGCCGGCGGCGCCGTGCGGCTCGCCGACGGAGCGGGAAACGAGGCGGAGGGGACGATCGCGCGGATCTCGCGGGACGCGCTGGAGGTCCGGGTCGGACGAGTCGCGGCAGCCCCGCCCCGCGCCGGTATCGAGCTCTACGTCTCCGCGATCCGCCTTCCCCGGCTTTCCTGGCTCGTCGAGAAGGCGACGGAGCTCGGCGCGGGCGCCGTGACGATCGTGGCGAGCGACCGCGCGCAGCGCGAGCGCGTGGAAGGAGCGGCGTCCGGGCGGGCGCGGCTCGAGCGGATCGTCCGGGAAGCGGCGGAGCAGAGCGGGCAGGCGGCGCCTCCCCG